A genomic stretch from Mya arenaria isolate MELC-2E11 chromosome 10, ASM2691426v1 includes:
- the LOC128206169 gene encoding uncharacterized protein LOC128206169 produces MLNMINIHALCFVVLVVLNITKSDYISGGAAVLHCLCQSDDAGCAREEYSCPTNYTQENDNENVCFRLHIYPNNSLNSSEGKCRIESVRFFAANESANRFCCHVCEDFNETDVSLYKLDNNDESIKDCRNANEYFPGCNTTSETGCLLDSNGTEEILKCLSKNGTVIEIENATVICVHSNKSIGEAEGKPEESNSSWYIVLVAVLVVIALVIGGVYYTLVRRKQMVTKKLTRTKHDCGAIYTSLAKDADPTFGQAYEQLEANQRQQSPCEGAAVDIAEDDAYLVPVSHKGKQFRSSNMSSDTQEEFIDTDNDSIITLTQLEYVNTEDDSDRTSTQREYVNDDDIRTSTQENYVNTEDDTSKKEYVNTHDETVDSQSVVSEYSTDHYEAMDETAYVQSKR; encoded by the exons ATGTTGAATATGATCAATATACATGCATTGTGTTTCGTTGTTCTTGTTGTATTGAATATAACTAAATCGGATTATATTTCTGGG GGAGCAGCTGTTCTGCATTGCCTATGCCAGTCTGACGACGCCGGATGTGCACGTGAAGAATATTCATGCCCTACTAATTACACACAGGAAAACGACAATGAAAATGTGTGTTTCCGCCTTCATATTTACCCGAACAACAGTTTAAACAGTTCCGAGGGAAAATGTCGGATAGAAAGCGTCAGGTTTTTTGCTGCGAACGAATCAGCCAATCGATTCTGCTGTCATGTGTGTGAGGATTTCAACGAAACAGATGTGTCTTTATACAAGTTGGATAACAATGACGAAAGCATCAAAGATTGCCGTAACGCAAACGAATATTTCCCGGGTTGTAATACCACCAGCGAAACGGGATGTTTATTGGATAGTAACGGTACAGAAGAAATTCTTAAATGCTTATCTAAAAATGGAACAGtgattgaaattgaaaatgcaACAGTTATATGTGTACATAGCAATAAGTCCATTGGTGAGGCGGAAGGGAAGCCAGAAGAATCAAATTCGTCTTGGTATATTGTATTGGTAGCCGTTCTTGTTGTTATCGCCCTTGTTATTGGAGGAGTTTATTATACGCTGGTACGAAGGAAGCAAATGGTTACTAAAAAATTG ACTCGAACAAAACACGACTGCGGTGCAA TTTACACATCACTTGCTAAAGATGCTGATCCAACATTTGGCCAAGCTTATGAACAGCTGGAAGCAAATCAACGTCAACAAAGTCCAT GTGAGGGTGCCGCAGTAGATATTGCAGAAGATGATGCTTATTTAGTGCCAG TGTCCCACAAGGGCAAGCAATTTCGAAGCAGTAACATGTCATCTGATACGCAAGAGGAGTTTATTGATACAGACAATGATAGTATCATAACTTTAACGCAATTAGAGTACGTCAATACAGAAGACGATAGTGACAGAACTTCTACCCAGAGAGAGTACGTCAATGACGATGATATCAGAACGTCTACCCAAGAAAATTACGTTAATACTGAAGACGATACTTCTAAAAAAGAATATGTAAATACACACGACGAGACAGTTGATTCCCAAAGCGTTGTGTCGGAGTATTCTACGGACCATTATGAGGCTATGGATGAAACCGCATATGTacaatcaaagcgctga